One window of the Desulfurellaceae bacterium genome contains the following:
- the moaD gene encoding molybdopterin converting factor subunit 1 — translation MRIRLRYFASLRERLGKTEETREIPDGASVGRVWELLAEERPELAELERSVAFAVAQEYVDRDYRLQDNDELAFIPPVSGGAMPETRILAKITQEPINMQELSDFVADPGAGAMASFVGTTRDTNEGRQVIRLEYECYPGMAEKEMTKIGRQVLERWPVLKIAMIHRLGRVDIGQASVAITVSSSHRHAAFEACHYAINTLKESVPIWKKELYEGGQVWIGSQTGSHGKLHQVGEEGSG, via the coding sequence TTGCCTCGCTGCGCGAGCGGCTGGGTAAAACCGAGGAAACCCGCGAGATTCCGGACGGCGCCAGCGTGGGCCGGGTGTGGGAACTGCTGGCCGAGGAGCGGCCCGAGCTGGCCGAACTTGAGCGCTCGGTCGCCTTTGCCGTGGCCCAGGAATACGTTGACAGGGATTACCGCCTTCAAGATAATGACGAGCTTGCATTTATTCCGCCGGTGAGTGGGGGAGCCATGCCGGAAACCCGTATCCTAGCCAAGATCACCCAAGAGCCGATCAACATGCAGGAGCTGAGCGATTTTGTGGCCGACCCGGGCGCCGGAGCCATGGCCAGCTTTGTCGGCACCACCCGCGATACCAACGAGGGCCGCCAGGTCATTCGTCTGGAGTACGAGTGCTATCCGGGCATGGCCGAAAAAGAGATGACCAAAATCGGCCGGCAGGTCCTGGAGCGCTGGCCGGTCCTCAAAATCGCCATGATCCACCGCCTCGGCCGCGTCGATATCGGTCAGGCCAGCGTGGCCATTACGGTGTCCTCAAGCCACCGTCACGCGGCCTTCGAGGCCTGCCACTACGCCATCAATACCCTCAAGGAAAGCGTCCCGATCTGGAAAAAAGAACTCTACGAGGGCGGACAGGTGTGGATCGGCTCCCAAACCGGCAGCCACGGCAAGCTGCACCAGGTCGGAGAAGAGGGCAGCGGCTAG
- a CDS encoding 3-hydroxybutyryl-CoA dehydrogenase (converts (S)-3-hydroxybutanoyl-CoA to 3-acetoacetyl-CoA): MAIHTLGIVGAGQMGSGIGQVAAQSGFSVLLYDMTTDLVDRALANIQRNLVRLTDRGTLSTEEQHAILERLRGTSNLADMRDVDLVIEAAPEDYAIKKDLFEQLSRVTRPETILASNTSSISLTQLGAVTSKPEKVIGMHFMNPPVVMQLVEIVRGLVTAEETLTTVDSLAKKMGKTTILAKDYAGFIVNRILLPMINEAIYALYEGVGGVEDIDQGMKLGTNQPMGPLALADLIGLDTCLAVLERLHHGLGDDKYRPCPLLRNYVAAGYLGRKAGQGFYGYGKA; the protein is encoded by the coding sequence ATGGCTATTCACACCCTCGGTATTGTCGGTGCCGGTCAGATGGGCAGCGGCATCGGACAGGTCGCCGCCCAATCCGGATTTTCGGTCCTGCTGTACGACATGACGACCGATCTGGTCGATCGCGCTTTGGCCAACATCCAGCGTAACCTGGTCCGTCTCACCGACCGCGGCACGCTGTCCACCGAGGAACAACATGCCATCCTGGAGCGTCTGCGCGGCACCAGCAACCTGGCCGACATGCGGGATGTCGATCTGGTCATCGAAGCCGCCCCGGAAGACTATGCGATCAAAAAAGACCTGTTTGAACAGCTGAGCCGGGTGACACGGCCCGAGACCATCCTGGCCAGCAACACCTCGTCCATCTCGCTGACCCAGCTCGGGGCGGTCACCAGCAAGCCCGAGAAGGTCATCGGCATGCACTTCATGAATCCGCCGGTGGTGATGCAGCTGGTGGAGATTGTGCGCGGCCTGGTGACGGCCGAGGAAACGCTCACAACCGTTGACAGCCTGGCCAAAAAGATGGGGAAGACAACCATCCTGGCCAAGGATTACGCCGGCTTCATCGTCAACCGCATTCTGCTGCCGATGATTAACGAAGCCATCTACGCCCTGTACGAAGGGGTTGGTGGGGTCGAGGACATTGACCAGGGCATGAAGCTGGGCACCAACCAGCCCATGGGCCCGCTTGCCTTGGCCGACCTGATCGGGCTGGACACCTGCCTGGCGGTCCTGGAGCGTCTCCATCACGGCTTGGGCGACGACAAATACCGTCCCTGCCCTCTGCTGCGGAACTACGTGGCCGCCGGCTATCTGGGCCGCAAAGCCGGCCAGGGCTTTTACGGCTACGGCAAAGCCTG